The Kryptolebias marmoratus isolate JLee-2015 linkage group LG18, ASM164957v2, whole genome shotgun sequence genome includes a region encoding these proteins:
- the LOC108247555 gene encoding zinc finger protein 2 homolog isoform X7 encodes MSSVQSLRQFISERLTAAAGEIFTEFEKTIVQYEEEIDRQRRLLDISWKPQINLDRIDLPQQNVWKEKRILTDQQLCNQERNSSLDHEEPEPPQMMDDHGEQEPPHLTKDQGEPELPRMKEDHENPEVPDKNEGQVKPKTPTYKELNHLELEANRVPLLDQNSPEAENQDQEPIRNVDPGSSRDEELKQHKRRPKTRGHRDNVDSPKLKRDQKKCFLCVTCGKQFSVKNTLTDHMRSHTGEKPFKCQTCGKSFCDHNGFKYHMRSHTGEKPFKCQTCGKSFCDHNGFKYHRRTHTGEKPFKCQTCGQSFSQRSNLIRHMRTHTGEKPFKCQTCGQSFSQRAYLIRHMITHTGEKPFKCQTCGKGFIQRPSLVVHMRTHTGEKPFSCQLCGKSYGDHSGFRYHVRTHTGEKPFKCQTCGKGFIQRISLVVHMRTHTGEKPFKCQTCGKGFIQRTSLVVHMRTHTGEKPFKCQTCGKRYSQRPYLMAHMKTHTGKKPFKCQTCGKSFNRSFNFNTHMKTHTGEKPFKCQTCGKSYCHKISFKYHMRTHTGEKPFKCQTCGKSFNQRPHLIRHMKIHTGEKPFLCQTCGKSFSQRPYLITHMRTHTGEKPFLCQTCGKGFNRRSLLFAHLRTHTGEKPFLCQTCGKGFSQRSYLIRHMRTHTGEKPFKCQTCGKGFTQRVSLKSHMKSHTGEKV; translated from the coding sequence ACCTCCCACAGCAGAACGTCTGGAAGGAGAAGAGGATTCTCACTGACCAGCAGCTCTGTAACCAGGAGAGGAACTCAAGTTTGGACCACGAAGAACCGGAGCCTCCACAGATGATGGATGACCATGGGGAACAAGAACCTCCACATCTTACGAAAGATCAGGGGGAACCAGAACTTCCACGGATGAAAGAGGACCATGAGAATCCAGAAGTTCCAGACAAAAATGAAGGTCAGGTAAAACCAAAAACTCCTACTTATAAGGAACTAAACCACTTGGAACTAGAAGCAAACAGAGTCCCACTCCTGGATCAGAACTCTCCTGAAGCTGAGAACCAAGATCAGGAACCAATCAGGAATGTAGACCCAGGATCCAGCAGAGATGAAGAGCTGAAACAACACAAGAGACGTCCAAAAACCAGAGGTCATCGAGACAATGTAGACAGTCCAAAACTAAAGAGAgaccaaaaaaagtgttttttgtgtgtgacttgTGGAAAACAATTCAGTGTGAAAAATACTTTAACTGATCACATGAGAagtcacacaggtgagaagcctttcAAGTGCCAGACCTGTGGAAAAAGTTTTTGTGATCACAACGGTTTTAAATACCACATGAGAagtcacacaggtgagaagcctttcAAGTGCCAGACCTGTGGAAAAAGTTTTTGTGATCACAACGGTTTTAAATACCACAGgagaactcacacaggtgagaagcctttcAAGTGTCAGACCTGTGGACAAAGTTTTAGTCAAAGATCTAATTTAATCAGAcacatgagaactcacacaggtgagaagcctttcAAGTGTCAGACCTGTGGACAAAGTTTTAGTCAAAGAGCTTATTTAATCAGACACATGAtaactcacacaggtgagaagcctttcaagtgtcagacctgtggaaaaggttttattcaaagacCTAGTTTAGTCGTccacatgagaactcacacaggtgagaagcctttTTCATGTCAGCTCTGTGGAAAAAGTTATGGTGATCACAGCGGTTTTAGATACCACGtgagaactcacacaggtgagaagcctttcaagtgtcagacctgtggaaaaggttttattcaaaGAATTAGTTTAGTCGTccacatgagaactcacacaggtgagaagcctttcaagtgtcagacctgtggaaaaggttttattcaaaGAACTAGTTTAGTCGTccacatgagaactcacacaggtgagaagcctttcAAGTGTCAGACCTGTGGAAAACGTTACAGTCAAAGACCTTATTTAATGGCACACATGAAAACTCACACAGGTAAGAAGCCTTTCAAGTGTCAGACCTGTGGAAAAAGTTTTAATCGAAGCTTTAATTTcaacacacacatgaaaactcacacaggtgagaaacCTTTCAAGTGTCAGACCTGTGGAAAAAGTTACTGtcataaaatcagttttaaataccacatgagaactcacacaggtgagaagcctttcAAGTGTCAGACCTGTGggaaaagttttaatcaaagaccTCATTTAATCAGACACATGAAAATTCATacaggtgagaagcctttcTTATGTCAGACCTGTGGAAAAAGTTTTAGTCAAAGGCCTTATTTAATCACAcacatgagaactcacacaggtgagaagcctttcTTATGTCAGACCTGTGGAAAAGGTTTTAATAGAAGATCCCTTTTATTTGCACACTtgagaactcacacaggtgagaagcctttcTTATGTCAGACCTGTGGAAAAGGTTTTAGTCAAAGGTCCTATTTAATCAGAcacatgagaactcacacaggtgagaagcctttcAAGTGTCAGACCTGTGGAAAGGGTTTTACGCAAAGAGTAAGTTTAAAATCCCACATGAAAAGTCACACAGGTGAGAAAGTGTAA